A region of Candidatus Neomarinimicrobiota bacterium DNA encodes the following proteins:
- a CDS encoding T9SS type A sorting domain-containing protein has protein sequence MRNIKQITFFITLLAIVVGQTNRDEVVQITFPTEGVTVMTDSIDVTFTLASFFDIDSVGCLDCDGYLKVYLNGYYNSSVTAVGPVPISNLYEGTYQLKLEAVDPSGNSFNPAAFDTVNFNVDLPSVDNLCVPTGFSLIAGDARNFLSWNKPIDASSENPFPASPGSADYHTGSATNAGFTETSAIKADAGSSTSRQSGWIRFDLAGMVPFVSVDTIIFNYYVNATNWPYWNVTPISVDPLSGDAGALHADINTGITATESYLYQSESATFSPGQYSNVLINSANTDLAAAIQQGYFAMGIVDRDASGTYHVYLDGWNDANPPSLEIHWSIGDSRGVHRAEAISNDIPYSDNEIFTYKQAMSQNLDISDYLMGIKEFEQESTPNMNYNSREVIDGCGDLQNYIIYNSVGTVVDSVVDTTAYIHENLTNDAEYCYYVVANYTGGESDVSETLCATPEAFVANPPTNIRGTALDEAAFLAWTVPGTPNYVYYESFDNGIPADWTIVNLNDDEYTWASPHANSNAVLSGFGDALYAICDSDDAPSDVAMDEELITGSFNFSTIATPYLSFLTFYNDLTTGDNSDFAAVDVSTDGGTTWTNMFTWDADIGSSTAPSNEIVDLTSVAGDSSNVKIRFHYNDNNSWAWFWAIDNIIIYDSDPTADAFTSRATDGDFLHYQVISNNSVIADSISGNNTIVTGLTNGVAYTLGVTALYYPFYKSDTIEVVVTPTWMYGDISGTVYGPDGTTAMDSAIVSVGSKRDTTGTDGAYSIMDLDPGTYTVTVSRSGFDGEVADVTVIAQEAATVQDFTILPILGKPAALNAEPGDGEVDLTWMTPGASLPGDWVFYHDGTFENGYGSTSGGAGLGTLFTPSGYPATVTAVRFHVSTGGTPTDDIEVYVFADDGVTELSGPYTVPGVSDDFIEVDIDDFTIESGGFLVATYNVGTDGPYVSVDEDSYNGTLYFGNATGGWTEMGAGYGIFATGSHEALISSSSGLTVIIGSESISRPQGNRNEAVSGEFAMLSHPTNDVIKELYLGSNGEENLEVVLNTHPSNSANYRTSREDSLAGYNIYEIRSSGDTLIGNNGPGDTTYTVTGLANYSDYCYAVKAIWDTDDFDTLESKYSVEVCAKPYKLGDVDFDNDVDIVDIPTIVDFALGTDSPSDEEFRAADINDDRMINIQDIVMTVDIIFGTSSSRTIAFDPSATAGVSLGHSSGALAVNVSYESISRGFQFTVSYDPNQLTFGSPVLNASTDGMMLQHLDDGEGNYMVVALDLNGGGLDMKDGAFVTLPISMANDASAGTDVALSKVMISGPGGISIPVRDEGSSLKIEVLPMVYALHQNYPNPFNPVTEIRFDLPETAPVTLTVFNIMGKEVRTLVTEDLSAGFHSVSWNGLNDAGSPVSTGMYFYTISAGTYHATKKMVLLK, from the coding sequence ATGAGAAATATTAAACAGATTACATTTTTTATTACCCTTTTAGCAATTGTTGTAGGTCAGACTAATCGGGACGAGGTTGTTCAGATTACATTTCCTACTGAAGGAGTGACAGTCATGACGGACTCAATTGACGTCACATTTACCCTTGCTAGCTTTTTTGATATTGATTCCGTTGGCTGTCTTGATTGTGATGGATATCTTAAAGTGTATTTAAATGGATATTATAATTCAAGTGTTACTGCCGTAGGACCTGTTCCCATATCAAATCTTTACGAAGGAACATATCAACTTAAACTTGAAGCTGTTGATCCATCCGGAAACAGTTTCAATCCAGCTGCATTTGACACCGTCAATTTCAATGTTGATCTTCCTTCGGTAGATAATTTATGTGTTCCTACCGGTTTTTCTTTAATTGCCGGGGATGCTAGAAACTTTTTGAGCTGGAATAAACCGATTGATGCTTCTTCCGAAAACCCATTTCCTGCATCGCCGGGTTCTGCAGATTATCACACCGGCTCGGCCACTAATGCGGGTTTTACAGAAACGAGTGCTATCAAAGCAGATGCCGGAAGTTCAACAAGCCGTCAATCCGGTTGGATCCGTTTTGATCTCGCGGGAATGGTTCCTTTTGTATCTGTTGATACAATCATTTTTAATTATTATGTGAATGCAACCAATTGGCCATACTGGAATGTTACTCCAATATCGGTTGATCCCTTGTCCGGAGATGCAGGTGCATTGCATGCAGATATTAACACGGGGATCACTGCTACTGAATCCTATTTATACCAGTCAGAATCGGCAACTTTTTCACCGGGGCAATATTCTAATGTGCTAATCAATAGTGCTAATACGGATTTAGCAGCAGCTATTCAACAAGGATATTTTGCAATGGGCATTGTAGATAGAGATGCCTCTGGTACATATCATGTTTATCTTGATGGATGGAATGATGCAAATCCACCTAGTTTAGAAATTCACTGGAGCATTGGAGATTCACGAGGAGTACATCGAGCCGAAGCAATTTCTAATGATATCCCTTATTCTGATAATGAGATTTTTACTTATAAGCAGGCAATGTCACAGAATCTTGATATCTCAGATTATTTAATGGGAATCAAGGAATTTGAACAAGAATCAACACCAAATATGAATTACAATTCCCGAGAGGTTATTGATGGTTGCGGGGATCTACAGAATTATATCATTTATAATAGCGTCGGTACAGTGGTTGACTCAGTTGTAGATACAACTGCCTATATTCATGAGAACCTGACGAATGATGCAGAATATTGTTATTACGTCGTAGCCAATTATACGGGAGGAGAGTCAGACGTTTCAGAAACTCTATGTGCTACGCCAGAAGCGTTTGTTGCCAACCCACCAACGAATATCCGAGGAACAGCTTTGGACGAAGCGGCGTTTCTTGCATGGACAGTTCCCGGCACGCCAAATTATGTTTATTATGAAAGTTTTGATAATGGCATTCCTGCAGATTGGACTATTGTAAATCTAAATGATGACGAATATACATGGGCATCACCTCATGCAAACTCGAATGCAGTACTTTCAGGATTTGGAGATGCACTCTATGCAATTTGCGATTCAGATGATGCACCAAGTGATGTAGCAATGGATGAAGAACTCATTACGGGGTCTTTTAATTTTTCTACTATTGCCACTCCTTATCTATCATTTCTTACATTTTATAATGATCTAACTACTGGTGATAATTCGGACTTTGCTGCAGTGGATGTATCTACGGACGGTGGTACAACATGGACGAATATGTTTACGTGGGATGCTGATATAGGTTCATCTACAGCCCCGAGCAACGAAATAGTAGACTTAACATCTGTAGCTGGTGATTCTAGCAATGTAAAAATTCGGTTTCATTACAACGATAACAATTCTTGGGCTTGGTTTTGGGCAATTGACAATATTATTATTTATGACTCTGACCCTACAGCGGATGCATTTACTTCTCGAGCTACCGATGGCGATTTCCTTCATTATCAGGTCATTTCAAACAACTCGGTTATTGCTGATTCGATTTCAGGGAATAACACAATTGTCACAGGACTCACCAATGGAGTAGCTTACACTTTAGGCGTGACTGCTCTTTATTATCCTTTTTACAAGAGTGATACTATTGAAGTTGTAGTTACTCCAACTTGGATGTACGGCGATATCAGTGGAACAGTTTACGGTCCGGATGGAACCACGGCAATGGACAGCGCGATTGTTTCAGTAGGAAGCAAAAGGGATACGACAGGAACAGACGGCGCGTACTCTATTATGGATCTTGATCCGGGAACATATACAGTAACAGTTTCTCGTAGCGGTTTCGACGGAGAGGTAGCGGATGTAACCGTTATTGCTCAAGAAGCTGCAACAGTTCAGGATTTTACTATTCTTCCTATTTTAGGTAAACCAGCGGCATTAAATGCAGAACCGGGTGATGGTGAAGTTGATCTTACCTGGATGACTCCAGGTGCTTCGTTGCCAGGTGATTGGGTATTTTATCATGATGGAACATTCGAAAATGGTTATGGATCTACATCGGGAGGTGCAGGTCTTGGGACTTTATTTACCCCATCTGGATATCCAGCAACTGTTACCGCTGTTCGTTTTCATGTATCAACTGGTGGAACTCCAACAGATGATATTGAAGTCTATGTATTCGCAGATGATGGTGTAACTGAGTTGAGTGGTCCTTATACGGTTCCCGGTGTTAGCGATGACTTTATAGAAGTTGATATAGATGATTTTACCATTGAATCAGGTGGATTTTTGGTTGCGACTTACAATGTTGGGACTGATGGTCCTTATGTAAGTGTTGATGAAGATAGTTATAACGGTACACTTTATTTTGGTAATGCTACAGGTGGTTGGACAGAAATGGGTGCTGGTTATGGTATTTTTGCAACAGGTAGTCACGAGGCCTTAATTTCGTCTAGTAGTGGCTTAACTGTCATTATTGGGTCAGAATCAATTAGTCGTCCACAAGGGAATCGAAATGAAGCAGTTAGCGGAGAATTTGCCATGCTTTCACACCCGACCAATGATGTGATTAAAGAACTCTACCTAGGATCAAATGGCGAAGAGAATTTGGAAGTTGTATTAAATACACATCCGTCAAATTCCGCTAATTACAGAACAAGTCGTGAAGATAGTCTTGCAGGTTACAACATTTATGAAATTCGTTCTTCAGGCGATACACTTATCGGAAATAATGGGCCTGGAGATACTACATACACTGTAACTGGGCTTGCGAATTATTCAGACTATTGCTACGCTGTGAAAGCCATTTGGGATACAGACGATTTTGACACATTAGAATCAAAGTATTCTGTAGAGGTTTGTGCCAAGCCATACAAACTTGGTGATGTTGATTTTGACAATGATGTAGATATTGTAGATATCCCGACAATTGTTGACTTCGCTTTGGGTACAGATTCTCCAAGCGACGAAGAATTCCGTGCCGCTGATATTAATGATGATCGGATGATCAATATTCAAGATATTGTTATGACAGTAGATATCATTTTTGGAACGTCATCAAGTAGGACAATTGCTTTTGATCCTTCAGCTACAGCCGGTGTGAGTTTGGGGCATTCCAGTGGTGCATTGGCTGTGAATGTTTCTTATGAAAGTATTTCTAGAGGATTCCAATTCACGGTATCTTATGATCCAAATCAACTGACATTTGGAAGTCCTGTTTTGAATGCATCTACAGATGGAATGATGCTACAGCATTTAGATGATGGTGAAGGAAATTATATGGTTGTGGCGCTTGACCTGAATGGTGGTGGGTTAGATATGAAAGATGGTGCTTTTGTAACGCTTCCAATTTCAATGGCTAACGATGCTTCTGCAGGAACAGATGTTGCTTTGAGCAAAGTAATGATATCAGGTCCGGGAGGAATTTCAATTCCTGTTAGAGATGAAGGATCCTCTCTCAAAATAGAGGTGTTGCCGATGGTGTATGCATTGCATCAGAATTATCCAAATCCGTTTAATCCGGTTACGGAAATTCGATTTGATCTACCCGAAACAGCTCCAGTTACTTTGACGGTGTTTAACATCATGGGGAAAGAGGTTCGGACTTTGGTTACCGAAGATCTTAGTGCAGGATTCCATAGTGTATCGTGGAATGGTCTAAATGATGCCGGATCCCCGGTTTCAACGGGAATGTATTTTTATACTATTTCTGCCGGAACATATCATGCCACGAAAAAGATGGTGTTACTCAAGTAA
- a CDS encoding Do family serine endopeptidase, translating to MKKTILIIWSIFVLNGSIVLSAQNQFQHVFADVAEKANPAVVTIVTDKIIKMDQFHKEFEDYFGWNFIPPGMNNGERRTNALGSGVIVDSDKGYLLTNNHVVADVDEITVRLLDKREFQAKVIGTDPASDLAVLQIDAKNITSIPLGNSDQIRVGEWVVAVGSPFSTNLSHTVTVGIVSALGRSNIIGNNKYEDFIQTDAAINPGNSGGALLNLEGELVGINTAIATGGIERANRGVGFAIPSNMVKNVMNDLIENGFVQRAWLGVYIQDLDDATARALEIETRNGALVGDVVVDSPAEKAGIETGDVIIRFNNLDIRDPSHLKNEVSSSDPEKKVNVEILRNGRNKLLKVILEELPKDNLVLSKSKTKTDETGIGLRVQDIDSSLRERYGIDRSTKGVVVTGVLQNSSASRAGIKAGDVITRVGTRKVTRAKDFQKFVQKAEKNHMILLHLRSGDVARFLTLQLDK from the coding sequence ATGAAAAAAACTATATTAATTATTTGGTCTATTTTTGTATTAAATGGATCAATTGTATTATCCGCTCAGAATCAATTTCAGCATGTTTTTGCGGATGTTGCTGAAAAAGCGAATCCTGCGGTTGTGACGATTGTTACAGATAAGATTATTAAAATGGATCAATTCCATAAAGAGTTTGAGGATTACTTTGGATGGAACTTCATTCCACCCGGTATGAACAATGGTGAACGCAGGACGAATGCCCTAGGTTCTGGCGTAATCGTTGATTCAGATAAAGGATATCTTCTCACTAATAATCATGTAGTTGCAGATGTTGATGAAATTACGGTTCGATTACTCGATAAAAGAGAATTTCAAGCGAAAGTCATTGGGACAGATCCCGCTTCTGATTTGGCTGTACTTCAAATTGATGCAAAAAATATTACATCTATTCCTTTGGGCAATTCTGATCAGATCCGTGTTGGCGAATGGGTTGTGGCGGTAGGAAGTCCTTTCTCGACTAATCTATCACACACAGTTACAGTTGGAATTGTGAGTGCGCTAGGTAGAAGCAATATCATTGGGAACAACAAATATGAGGATTTTATTCAAACAGATGCCGCAATTAATCCCGGAAATTCTGGAGGTGCGCTCTTGAATTTGGAAGGTGAATTAGTTGGGATAAACACTGCTATTGCTACGGGTGGTATTGAACGGGCAAATCGGGGAGTTGGATTTGCTATTCCTTCTAATATGGTTAAAAATGTTATGAATGATTTGATTGAAAACGGATTTGTACAACGTGCTTGGCTTGGTGTATATATTCAGGATTTGGATGATGCAACTGCTAGAGCGCTTGAAATTGAAACACGAAATGGTGCACTGGTTGGCGATGTAGTGGTAGATAGTCCGGCAGAAAAAGCTGGTATAGAGACAGGAGATGTTATTATTCGGTTTAACAATTTAGATATTCGTGACCCTTCGCATCTAAAAAATGAAGTTTCTTCAAGTGACCCTGAAAAAAAAGTAAATGTCGAAATCCTCAGAAATGGTCGCAATAAATTGTTAAAGGTAATTCTTGAAGAACTTCCGAAAGACAATCTGGTATTGTCCAAATCAAAAACCAAAACGGATGAAACGGGTATAGGGCTCAGGGTTCAGGATATCGATTCGTCATTAAGAGAACGTTATGGAATTGATCGATCTACTAAGGGCGTTGTAGTTACAGGTGTACTTCAAAATAGTTCAGCCTCTCGTGCAGGTATCAAGGCAGGTGATGTGATTACCAGAGTCGGAACTCGAAAAGTGACTAGGGCAAAAGATTTTCAAAAATTTGTTCAAAAAGCTGAAAAAAATCATATGATATTGTTGCATTTGCGATCTGGTGATGTTGCAAGGTTTTTAACGCTTCAATTAGATAAATAA
- a CDS encoding isoleucine--tRNA ligase, whose translation MIKKVKPQIDFIKLEHRILEYWEKNDVFGERVKANKGKPKWSFIDGPITANNPMGVHHAWGRTIKDLYNRFKAMQGHELRYQNGFDCQGLWVEVEVEKELGFTSKRDIEEYGIEKFVNLCKDRVRKYSKIQTDQSIRLGYWMDWDNSYFTMSDENNYTIWAFLKKLFNDGKIYRGTDSVPWSGRSGTSYSQMEIIEGRKLVAHKAVFVRFPIKNKNNEYLLIWTTTPWTLTSNVAVGINGDLDYVKVKASDGAVYYFAKENLEFQRLDKQFKEKKQWIEGVPKLKTLAQMFKEKGGCEVLGSMKGSELVNLEYEGPFDNLEVQSEPGGWPYVNDNLSELTASAQHRVIDPGKDNIGNDIVVSGEGTGLVHLAPGCGDIDHKIGKKLGFVNLAPLNGESKFIEKFGWLTGKLATDPETTNAIIIDLKDRGFLFHVEDYPHVYPHCWRSGDELVFRLVEEWYINMDWRNDIKNVVDKINWHPEWGQEREHEWLDNMGDWMISKKRFWGLALPIWTFEDDSFYIVGSREELKELAVEGWEEFEGNSPHRPWIDKVKIKHPESGLVGTRIVDVGNPWLDAGIVPFSTLKYLSDKQYWQEWFPGDFVTECFPGQFRNWFYSMLAMSALLEKSPPFKTLLGHALVKDEHGKDMHKSTGNAIWFNDAAEEIGVDVMRWMFIRQNVEKNLLFGYHKADDVRKKLLTLWNSYSFFCTYAEVDGFDPNEGNLEDCELTILDKWILSKLNVLIQDAENHLEAYKHDKYLKVVDAFIEDLSNWYIRRNRRRFWKTEDDSDKHAAYHTLYEVLLTLTKLLAPGLPFVAEEMYQNLTTGRKNSLMSVHLCDFPKSDSNLIDEILMLEVNSIRKIVELGRFARNKSYIKIRQPLRSLKFHTEDKNLIQFIKTHSDVIMDELNVKSIENVSDSATLISWKLKPNLPVLGKKHGKELNEIRKTLLIANPQEVMTTLEDDGEYVIKVGNDSIALTREDILTEVESVKGFSAANDSGITVGLTTELDKNLIQEGIVRDVIRQVQIMRKNAKFQVEDRIKIYGVIDGDVGDAVEAFKQYFLNETLTEKFENEFKPGEYKETFTIRKQKMTLGIEREQN comes from the coding sequence ATGATTAAAAAAGTCAAACCACAGATCGATTTTATAAAGCTCGAGCATCGTATTCTTGAGTATTGGGAAAAGAACGATGTTTTTGGTGAAAGGGTAAAAGCCAATAAAGGAAAACCTAAATGGTCGTTTATTGATGGACCAATTACCGCCAACAACCCGATGGGTGTTCACCATGCCTGGGGTCGTACAATCAAAGATTTGTATAATAGATTTAAGGCTATGCAAGGACATGAGTTGCGATATCAAAATGGTTTTGATTGTCAAGGTCTTTGGGTTGAGGTAGAGGTGGAAAAAGAGTTGGGGTTTACATCCAAGCGCGATATTGAAGAATATGGAATCGAAAAATTTGTAAATCTCTGCAAAGACAGGGTGCGGAAATATTCTAAAATCCAAACTGATCAATCTATCCGCTTGGGATATTGGATGGATTGGGATAATTCATATTTCACAATGTCTGATGAAAACAATTACACTATTTGGGCCTTTCTCAAAAAATTGTTTAACGATGGAAAAATTTATCGCGGAACCGACTCAGTTCCGTGGTCTGGTCGTTCTGGCACATCCTATTCGCAAATGGAAATTATTGAAGGACGTAAACTTGTCGCTCACAAAGCAGTATTTGTTCGTTTCCCAATAAAAAATAAAAATAATGAATATCTGCTTATTTGGACTACAACTCCTTGGACGCTTACTTCAAATGTTGCTGTAGGCATTAACGGAGATCTCGATTATGTAAAGGTGAAAGCATCTGATGGTGCTGTTTATTATTTTGCAAAAGAAAATCTGGAATTCCAACGTCTTGACAAACAGTTCAAAGAAAAAAAACAGTGGATAGAGGGTGTTCCGAAATTGAAAACATTGGCACAAATGTTTAAGGAAAAAGGTGGGTGCGAAGTGTTGGGTTCTATGAAAGGCTCCGAATTAGTCAACTTAGAATATGAAGGTCCTTTTGATAATTTAGAAGTCCAATCTGAACCTGGTGGTTGGCCGTATGTAAATGACAATTTATCAGAATTGACAGCTTCGGCACAGCACCGTGTGATTGATCCGGGTAAGGATAATATTGGGAATGATATAGTCGTGTCAGGTGAAGGAACCGGTTTAGTCCATTTAGCACCGGGATGTGGCGATATTGACCATAAGATCGGAAAAAAATTAGGCTTTGTTAATCTTGCTCCACTGAATGGGGAATCGAAGTTTATTGAAAAGTTTGGTTGGCTTACAGGCAAACTTGCCACCGATCCGGAAACAACCAATGCAATAATCATTGATTTAAAAGATCGTGGATTTCTTTTTCATGTGGAAGATTATCCTCATGTATATCCGCATTGTTGGCGCTCGGGAGATGAACTTGTTTTCCGCCTTGTAGAAGAATGGTATATCAATATGGATTGGCGAAATGATATTAAAAATGTGGTTGATAAAATAAATTGGCATCCTGAATGGGGACAAGAAAGGGAGCATGAATGGCTGGATAATATGGGTGATTGGATGATTTCCAAAAAACGGTTTTGGGGATTGGCATTACCCATTTGGACATTTGAAGATGACTCGTTTTATATTGTGGGTTCTCGAGAAGAATTGAAGGAACTCGCAGTTGAAGGATGGGAAGAATTTGAAGGTAATAGTCCACACCGTCCATGGATAGATAAAGTAAAAATCAAGCATCCGGAATCCGGATTGGTTGGAACGCGAATTGTGGATGTTGGAAATCCTTGGCTTGATGCAGGAATTGTCCCTTTTTCTACGTTAAAATATCTTTCAGATAAACAATATTGGCAAGAATGGTTCCCGGGTGATTTTGTGACTGAATGTTTTCCGGGACAATTTCGAAATTGGTTTTACTCTATGCTAGCCATGTCAGCATTGTTGGAAAAATCTCCACCATTCAAAACTTTGCTGGGGCATGCTTTGGTGAAAGATGAGCATGGAAAAGATATGCATAAAAGTACAGGGAATGCTATTTGGTTTAACGATGCTGCTGAAGAAATTGGTGTTGATGTGATGAGATGGATGTTTATCCGTCAAAATGTGGAAAAAAACTTATTGTTTGGTTATCATAAAGCAGATGACGTTAGAAAAAAACTTCTTACTTTATGGAATTCGTATTCCTTTTTTTGCACGTATGCAGAAGTGGACGGGTTTGATCCTAACGAGGGTAATCTTGAAGATTGTGAATTAACTATCCTAGACAAGTGGATTTTATCTAAACTAAATGTGTTAATCCAGGATGCAGAAAACCACCTTGAAGCATACAAGCATGATAAATATTTAAAGGTAGTTGATGCTTTCATTGAAGATCTTTCAAATTGGTATATTAGAAGAAATAGGCGAAGGTTTTGGAAGACCGAGGATGATTCGGATAAACATGCTGCTTACCATACACTGTATGAAGTGTTGCTAACACTAACAAAATTACTTGCCCCGGGTTTACCATTTGTTGCAGAAGAAATGTATCAAAATTTGACCACCGGACGCAAAAATTCCCTCATGAGTGTTCATTTATGTGACTTCCCTAAATCTGACTCAAATTTGATTGATGAGATCTTAATGCTTGAGGTGAATTCTATAAGAAAAATTGTGGAACTTGGGCGCTTCGCTCGAAATAAATCTTACATCAAGATTCGACAACCGTTGAGGTCGCTTAAATTTCATACTGAAGATAAAAATCTAATTCAATTCATAAAAACTCATAGCGATGTCATCATGGACGAATTGAATGTTAAATCAATCGAAAATGTTTCTGATTCGGCCACATTAATATCATGGAAGTTGAAACCAAACTTACCTGTTCTTGGGAAAAAACATGGAAAAGAATTGAATGAAATTCGAAAGACTTTGTTAATAGCGAATCCACAGGAGGTAATGACCACCTTAGAAGATGATGGAGAATATGTTATAAAAGTGGGGAATGATTCCATTGCATTGACTCGAGAGGATATATTAACCGAAGTTGAATCTGTTAAAGGGTTTTCAGCTGCAAATGATAGCGGTATCACCGTAGGGCTTACGACTGAATTAGATAAAAATTTAATTCAAGAAGGCATTGTAAGAGATGTAATTAGACAAGTGCAAATAATGCGAAAAAATGCTAAATTTCAGGTCGAAGATCGAATAAAAATATATGGAGTAATCGATGGTGATGTTGGAGATGCGGTAGAAGCATTCAAACAATATTTTTTGAATGAAACACTTACTGAAAAATTTGAAAATGAATTTAAACCGGGTGAATACAAAGAGACATTTACCATTAGAAAACAAAAAATGACATTAGGTATCGAACGGGAACAGAATTGA